One Pyrus communis chromosome 13, drPyrComm1.1, whole genome shotgun sequence genomic window carries:
- the LOC137713313 gene encoding short-chain dehydrogenase TIC 32 B, chloroplastic-like, producing MLDTFKYLIGSPGASGYGSKSTAEQVTDASADLHQITAIITGATSGIGAETARVLAKRGAKLVLPARSLKAAEDAKARIVSEFPGSKIIVMALDLSSLASVRSFVSDFESLRLPLNLLINNAGKFAHEHAISEDGIEMTFATNYLGHFLLTKLLLNKMIETAGVSGVQGRIVNVSSSIHGWFSGDIIRYLGNISRSRSQYDETRAYALSKLANVLHTKELARRLKEMEANVTINCVHPGIVKTRLTREREGLATDLVFLFASKLLKTIPQAAATTCYVATHPRLLGVSGKYFADCNETSPSKMGSNLSEAARLWSASEIMVSKNSNAIFDPTHHLEY from the exons ATGCTCGACACTTTCAAGTACCTGATCGGCTCACCCGGTGCCAGCGGCTACGGTTCAAAGAGCACAGCCGAGCAAGTCACTGACGCCTCCGCCGATCTCCACCAGATCACCGCCATCATCACAG GTGCCACGTCAGGGATCGGAGCTGAGACGGCCCGAGTTTTAGCCAAGCGCGGGGCAAAGCTTGTCCTCCCGGCTCGAAGCCTCAAAGCTGCCGAGGATGCCAAGGCTCGAATCGTCTCCGAGTTTCCCGGCTCGAAGATCATCGTCATGGCGCTCGATCTCAGCTCCCTCGCCTCTGTTAGGAGCTTCGTCTCCGATTTCGAGTCCCTCCGGCTGCCTCTTAAtctccttat AAACAACGCCGGAAAGTTTGCGCACGAGCACGCGATTTCCGAAGACGGAATCGAAATGACCTTTGCTACTAATTATCTCG GTCATTTTCTGTTGACGAAGCTGTTGCTCAACAAAATGATCGAAACAGCGGGGGTTAGCGGCGTTCAAGGACGAATCGTGAATGTGTCGTCGTCTATTCATGGCTGGTTTTCCGGCGATATAATCCGATATCTTGGCAATATAAGCCGAAGCAGAAG CCAGTACGACGAGACACGTGCGTACGCGCTCTCAAAGCTCGCCAACGTCTTGCACACGAAGGAACTTGCTCGCAGACTCAAG GAAATGGAGGCCAACGTGACCATTAACTGCGTGCATCCGGGTATCGTTAAAACCCGCCTCACCCGAGAACGTGAAGGTCTTGCCACAG ATTTGGTGTTCCTCTTTGCTTCAAAGCTCTTGAAAACAATCCCTCAG GCTGCTGCGACGACATGTTATGTTGCTACTCATCCTAGGCTGTTGGGCGTGTCTGGGAAGTACTTTGCTGATTGCAACGAGACATCACCGTCGAAGATGGGGTCGAACTTAAGCGAAGCTGCTCGATTATGGTCCGCCTCTGAAATCATGGTGTCCAAGAATTCCAATGCTATCTTTGATCCAACCCACCACTTGGAGTACTAA